The Phragmites australis chromosome 13, lpPhrAust1.1, whole genome shotgun sequence DNA window ATCCTTCTGGAGTAATGTTTTTTTATTCTGTAGTGTTCCAAACTGGGAAAGAGCTTTTTAATGTTTCATCTTAGCATTATTCAGCGTCCATACTGCTCTGACAAGTTTTTTGTTCTGTGTAGGTGTACTTAGTGATATACATCTGGAGGTTCCACCATTACAAGAGGCAGTACATCCTTTTTCCGTGTACTTCCTCGTACCGGGTGACTACTCGCTGCAAGCTTCTTCTGTTATAATCGATGCCACAGACGTCCTTCGTGCTCGGGCAAAGGCGGAGTCGCCAGATGAACCTATACTATGCCGCGGATCCCCATTCCATATCCGTGTAGTCGGTACAGCCTAGACAGGTGTTCTTCAGAGTTAGTTTATAGACCCCATTTTGTACCGTGACATTTGTAGGTGTGAAAAATCGTGTACAAGAGCGAGTTCCTTATCCCTGTGTGATTTGTTTTGAGCCTCCTGAAAGGCTTCCTTGTAACACAGACGTGTTGTGTACAGTGTAAAAGCATAGTGAATATTGTTTCAAGCACGGAAATTGCTTCTTGACGATTTCAGCATCTTGATTCCAAATTGTGAATGTGGACTCGACATAGCTTTCACTTGCCATTTACCATGATCATTCGGTTCCTTCCTAGTGTTTAAGAGGAAAACGATGAAGTTCTGATTTCAGTACTGGTATAGTGGTATATCATGGCATCCCTATCCTGCCGTCACCATGTACCGAAAGCCGACCCCTTGCTCCGTGAGGCAAGCCAGCCGCCGAGCTCCTGCCCTCCTCGAACAcctccggccgccgcctccatctGCCCACCTCGGCGCCTCCACTGCACGCTTCTCCTGTTCACCCGAATGCTCCAGTCTATACCCGCCTCAAATCCTCTTCGAGAACAGCGCTCCGCGCCTGGTTCCCGCGCCGACGAACCCCTACCCTGCAGCCGCATGCCCTTCACGACGTTCCGCTTCCTTTCAGAGTGCCTATTGTTGCCCATCCTGCCCTGTGTGTACGATCGTAAGTAACCGGGTCGCCGGATTGGGTGAAACGGAGGCCATCCGCCGCCGAACGGTACCATCACAGTGCTCGCTTCTGAATCTACCGGGTCCGTATGCCGCTCGTTTCGTCCGGCTTGGCCACAACAGGTGTAAGCCGTTCCATTGGTGGAGCTAACTTCACCCCATACAAGCCATCATCGATGCAAAACAATTCAAACTGGGGCCCGGTTCTATGATACCCCAGAAAATGTATGCTGCAAGTAAAATGGAAAGGTACTAAGCAGATACACACAGGGTTCGGGATTTTTACGATTTCATACTCTGGAAGTAATTTAAGTCGAATTCCTAGTACACATGGTGGGAGGGGAAACAAAAAGGCTAGGCGGTATTATGATCAGCTTTCCACGCCCCTTTACTCATCAAGGTCTTAAGCAGCAATGAAAGCCTTCTTCCCTGCTCCACTCATTGACCCTGCCGGAATGACTTTGAGCACATTGAACCTCACAGTCTTTGACAGCGGCCTAAAATTAAAACAATACAACATAATCACTTTTATGGATTTCTGGAGAGGGCAAAATCCCATTAGGGTCTTGATAGTATTTCATGTCAAATAGTTCAGAGTTACAAAGCATAGACAAGGTGAATTGCATTTTAATAATCAAGAAATCATTATATTCAGGTAACCTATCATAAAACATTGCcactaggaaaaaaaaaaggccaacACAAGTTTTACCTGCACTGGCCAATGATCACATGATCCCCTTCCTTCAGGCGGAAGCATGGTGAAATGTGCGCAGGGATGTTGGAGTGCCTCTTCTCATACCTACACAAATACCAAATAAATGGTTATTTTGACAAAACAGCTAACATGAATCAATTAAGAAACGTCAGGTCCATATGAAGATTAGCTTGCCTCTGATATTTCTTGACAAAGTGAAGATAATTCCTGCGAACAATGATGGTCCTGTTCATCTTAGCACTATGGCATGTTCCAGCTATGATGCGACCCCTGATGGACACAGTGCCAGTGAATGGGCATTTCTTATCGATGTAGGTTCCTGCAACAAGGAACAAATCAAGGATACGCAAACCACAGTTGGTTTAACTTTTAACAGAGTAGATAAAAAAACCAAGCACCTAGAACAATCTAACAAGGCTACTACAATCATAGTTGTTACGGCGTGGCGAATACACACAttatagtctaggatattagGAAATTATATTGGCAGatggcaatgcaaatgcaactcAAAAGTTATCTAGGATATTAGGAAATCAAAATAGCCATGCTCTGAAAATATGTGCAATAATGCTATACTAGTATACTGgtatcagaaattcagaattcACAATTGCTAGTGCTAGTGCTAACTGAAGTGCCACCAGCCTACCCGAACTAGTGTGCCATATCGTATTGAGCAATACTACAGAAGTGCATATCGTATTGAGCAATACTACATAAGTGCTAAAACAGAGAAGAGATAAGagagaacagagcacaaaactaGTTGAGGACTTGAGAGGCTGGCATGCACAGCAGATACTGTTGCATCCAACCGTCCACCATGAAAGCAGCCCAACTTGGCTCAATTAGTCCCAAACCCTAACTTTCTCTCAAATGGGAGAAGGGCGAGCAGCacagaaaaatcaagagaagAGCAGATCTCCATCGCTACCATCTCGCCCCTCCATCTCTCTCAGCAACAAGCGGATGGCAACAGATCGGTTCTCGCTCGGCAGACGCCATACCCGCTAGCGCAGTGGCATCAACGTGAGCTAGAAAACCGCCACGCCAATACGTAGTTGCTATACTGATGCCATGACAACTTTGACTAGAATGATTTCATCACTGGAGCAATTAAGGTAATTGCGACACTCAACTACTTAAACATATATTCATAATCTAAAATGACTACTAAGATTTACGTTAACCTCCAGATTAACTGCATATACCAACAAATGTTTCAGATATTACAATGGAGCATATGATAAGAATACACGTCCATCAAGATGCATAATAGTTCTAATGTGGCATCTGACATCCAAGGAAGAATTAACCAGCATAAGCTCTCCAGCCTGGTAAGGCAAAAGATCTCAAGCGGTCACTGCGAATGTTTAGAGAAACAAGCGTTTGTTTTGTCATCATCGCCATATGAGCAAGCATATTTAACGGTTGATCAAAGTGGCAGATTTCCATGTACTAAAAGTAAAAGCTACAGACAAGTATTATAACCTGCTATTGAATTGCATCCCCAAGCTTCAATGTCTAACTCCAATTACCTTTTCTTGGGAAGGCATTAGTCTGATAAGTTGTGACTCAAAGTTTGGATCGATCATAATCTACAGGGGCAGATAGCGGAAAAAAGGGGGTTCTGAAAGCATACAATCATGCTATCCTATCCTATTCTAATTAAAGCATATACAAATAGAAGCAGCAGAATTCAGTCAACTGGTGAATCACTAACCTAATAAACAGCAAGCCAGTAACTACATGAAGAAGGTTATATCACCCTATAAGATAACAGAATCACCAGCAAAGGGTTTGAACAAGAAATAATCCAGACCTTCAATGGCTTCCCTAGGAGTCTTGAACCCAAGGCCGATGTTCTTCCAGAACCTGTTCCCTCCCTTGCCAGGCTTCTTCCCCTTGGTGATCTTCTTAGGACTGAATGCCAAAACAAGTCGTAAGCCTCGCACACAAAATGAATGAAACAAGCGGACAATATCAGATATAACCGCATGCTCTTACCAGAGAAACACCTTAGGCTGCTTCAAGAAAGCCTTCTCCGTCTGCAAATACAATGGAGCAAAGATGTTCAATACTGATAATAATCAATAGAGGACCAGATCCATGAGCTCAATATGCAGGTGCTCTAAATTACCACAACAATGTCAACTTTTGGAACCTAACCAGTGCCTGCAGTAGCGCTGACTTATGGAGTCCAAAATGGGCGGCAAAATCAACACCACAAAATCCGGAGTTCAGAGCAAACAACCATCTAATCACTCGACGGCTGAAGCTAACATGCCGCACTAGATCACTGGATTCCGATCGCAAGAATTATTGTCCCTCCAAAACCACACCGCTAAGAAGCATCCGCCTCGCGCCACAAGACTGGGCACTACACGCACACCTCTATCGAACGACATAATATCTGGCACGACAAGGCTCGTGCGGAACAAAGAGTTCAGAAGGCGTCTCACCTGCTCTGCCATGGTCGCCGCGCATAGGAGGAGTCGCCGGTGCCCGGTGGCGAGGGACACGAAGCGACAgacggggcggcggcggcgcgggctgTGGAGAAGAAGAAATGCCCGAGGCTTAAAACCCTAGCTCCGCTCTTGCTTAGATGTACGACGGGCCGGATGTGGGCCGGACCGAGTGGGCCGTGCTTTAATTGTTAGTTGGGCTGTACTTCAGAAGACCAACGCAGACAAGGACAGATcacatcagttttttttttcttaagacCGAGGTGGTTTTTATTGTAGCTTCTCTGATTAGTTCGGATTAAGTtagaatatatacatatattcagTGCTACTATATGTTCTCACACACTTTAAGTCTTATGTCTCTCAATCTCTTCTTAACTTGTGCAGGATGTGTCCTCGttgtatattaaaaaaatctatgttttatatatttttaaacatagaagttgcaaatatatacatcggttttaaaaatttgcaaaTCTATACTCGTGTGGCCGTTGGATACCACAAGCAGTAGCAGTCAAGAAGGTGGCCCAGCATAGCGTGGTGACGCGCACAAGATTCAGAAGCGGAGTTGGCGCAGCCTGACGAGATGCGAAGCGAAGTTGGCAATCGGCTTTTGCCGTCCCAGGTCCAGGTGCCTCCCACTACCGTGCACCGCATCATGTATGCTCCTCGCACTTCCGAAAGCGGAAGGCGAAAGGGTGGACGGCGACCCCTCTCCCAGCGGCTGGCGCTCGGAAAGCCGGACAGCATCCGCGCGCGTGCCGGATGGCCGTCGAAAGTTGCTTCTTCGCCGGCCAGGGCCAGAGGTTTCTTCCCCCGGCAGCATCACGTGGGTGCGGCAGAGCTTGAGACGGCCAGGCCTGCCGTTGCTTTCCTGCCTGCCGTTCGGGCTGTCCCACGGTCACTGGCGCGCTACGTGCGCGCTGATACTGCCTGCCTTTTGATTCCCTTCGAAGGTGTCGAAGATCCTTAGGCAGTAATGTATACCTTGTAGCACATTGTGGTGGCGAGTCATGATGCAAGACGGTGCTTCTTGTGAATTATCTGCATTTTGAACGGATCCGGGATCCCTTTACATTTTTTCAAGTCACTTTATAGCTCGTGCTTGGTTTTGTAGAGTTCATCAGCGAAAGCAGTAGGAAAAACATGCTCTTTCTTTGTAGCACTGTACAAGTCAAGTGATTCGTTGGAATCTTTTTTTAAGCCTATAAGCGAACCATTTGATATCCCGACAAGTGATTAGCCATTACCACTTCGGGCACTATTTTTTAGAGGAAATAGCACGTACCACCGATCGAAATCTTTGACAGGATCGCCGCCAACCATTTCGGACCACCAAACGGATAAACATTGCGCCCCGAGGACCATGCATGTGGGATAGTCTCCGATCGACCGAGTTACAAGACGAGCAACAGCTGAAGCCCATCTCCGTCATCTTTACCGAGACTTGTTGCGTGGGCGTGTCTGGAGAAGCGAAGTCTTGCTACAATTCCTGAGCGGCGTTCACTCACCGGCCGGCCGATCAATGGTCACGCCGTCATGTTCGTCGTCCGCGCGCGCCGAACAGTTCATGCGTCGCTCCTGCGTGGCCATCGGAGCCGCAGGTCCTCCTCGGAATCATTGGCATGGTTGCATCGACCCCTGATCCGCGCGCTTCGGTCTGGAGCCAAATTAGCAGACCAAGACGGCCTTTTGCGCCCCGGAAAGGCCGTTTTGTCGCGGAATAATCCATCTGCTTACGCGTCGGCATGAAGACGACGAGCTCGAGACGATCCATATCTATATCCATATCCATATCGAACGGTGTACTAGCAGCAATCGTATTCTGGGAGGCAGCTAACCGGCGAGCCAGTTTGCaactttcttttcctctcctcGCCAACCACTAGCCGGTTCCAATTTGCTGCGGACGGAAGGGAAAGCGATGGAGATGATCAACTCTGGTAGGAGAACATGTTGTGCATTCGGAGCTCTGTTTAGCTTAAAAAGTGGTTATGACTgttaaattttagttattaattttttttaataaacttCTAGTTTCTCACCATACGAAAAGCTAGAAAAGATAGTTATAATTTGTTTCtcagtttttaatttattttagccACAACTGCTTTCTCAACCAGTCAAAAGTCACCGAAGTCGAGAGCAGAAGCTAGCCGTTTGGATAGCTTCTAGCTTATTtcagaaaaaaactaaaaaataactTATCCAAATGGACATAGTGTTCGAGGCTATCATTTTGAGCGACGTCGGTCCGAGATCAATCCTCTTCCCCTTTGCATCGCCACGATAATGAACAACAATATGATGTGGCATCATTTATAGCTAGTTTATATGGATGCTTGGAGACGCTCTAATCATCCAGATAACTAAATGATGACTGTTGAAGCAGTCATACAAGTGTCAGTGACTTATTGATCCTACTTAGGTCATCTCTAACTATTCATGTCACTAGCTATGATTACCCACATCATATTTTTATCAATGTTACGAAGAGTTAACTAATAATGAGAAAAACTAGTTATTAAAGTGTAATCAGtctataatatattataagacACATACACACTTTAAATACTCTATTATATGTGGATACATATTAAAttagaagaaaatgatatagcTAGTTCAGTACTAGCTATGCATATAATCTATATATgatatgaatattttttataaataatttattataaaGATATAGAGTTTATTAGAAAGGTTATCTATTATGTTATTTATATATGATATGAATCATATTTATAGATAGTAGTTGATTATATTACTAGAGATGTCTataaaaatcatcaataatgaagAAAACAGCGACCAGTATGGCAAAAGGTCCTGCGCGACTCTTCCACTCGACATCGTGATATTACAATAATCTAAGGAGAGACATGGAGTACACTCTTTGTAACAAAAGTAATGTTCGTCCTTCTAGCGTTAAAGCAGGCTGGCATATTCTGCAAAGGGCATTGGATCCTTTTCCATCCCACTGGAAGCAGTAATATCCTATCCTTCTGTCAACAGCATATGCCAATGTTTTTCTTGCGGGGAGCTTATGTCCATGTTGTCCTAAGAATATTTTAAAATCATTTTTGGGGCATGTTATGATCGCCAGTAAATTCTGAAATCAATGAATTACGTTGCCAGCTACTATAAAATCAATGAAATGAAAAATACTTGACGTTTCATATATGATACGATTTTTGATGTGtaactttgatcactatttttcactaaaatatatttataaaatttaataaatttatgaaattatgaaaatattttaaacaaaatcaaatatataattttcatattttgaaactaaatattttaaaaataattgataatcaaagttttaaaaatttactaGATCTTGCTTTAAACAACACGTATTTATTTATAACCGAAGCAAGTACCTTAGGGTATGGAATGATTTCCGTAATCTTGGAGAGCAAGACCACCCATAATTGATAGGCCACGAAGAATCTGGTGGTCCACTTATAAGCATAATATTATGATCTTGTTTGGCAGGTATTCAAATTCTAAATTATCTATAGCCGGTTATATCTAGCTTTAAGATATTAGAATTTAAAATTATAGATGaattgaaaatatttagttaaaTCATAcgatttttatttaaaaaatatttaaaatattttattttattatataaattttagatgaatctaaCCTGTGTCGAACGGATGTCGTATTTACAGGACGCGATAACCcggaagaaaattatatgagatcATCTGTAGAAAGGTCTCTGTGAGATCCTGATTCACACCGTTCATTCTAGATTTAATGATCTAATTAAAACAtatgagagaaataaaaaacacatatcataaaaaaataaaaatctttttaGACCCAATCCCATATAATATCATTCCCGGCAACCCCTGCCGGACTTAAAACGACAGAAACAGGCGTCGTCGGTCGTCGTCCTCGTCACGgtacaaaagaaagaaaaatacgAGCACAATTCCTCATCTGGACTAGCCTTGTAGTCCATCCGTAGTCCAAAGCGCCAACCACGAAAAGAGAGCGAAACCTCCGGAGCAAAAAATCGAGTGGCGCCAGGCCGCCCCGGGAGGCTCAGCCTCCCCTTATAACTGACTGCCGCCGCGCGCCAGCCATCGGGCAAACGAAGTGAAGGGCTCAGCTGCTGAGCCACACGGGCGGCCCACGCCAACCGCCGTAGGGACGCACGCACGCGCACACGGTGACACGGCCTGAGCTCGCCAGtcagctgccgccgccgctgttgcTGAGCggcgaggagaggaggggagggggcatggcggggggaggaggggagcggAACGGCGTGGTGGGGCGGGTGAAGGGGGGGAGCCGGCCACCGTGGATCGGGCTGGCTGCGGCGGTGTGGGTGCAGGTGGCGGCGGGGAGCGCCTACGTGTTCCCGCTCTACTCGCACGCCGTCAAGGAGGCGCTCGGGTACAACCAGCAGGCGCTCACCTTGCTCGGCGTGGGGAACGACGTCGGCGAGAAcgtcggcctcctgccgggggTGCTCGCCAACTGCCTCCCGCCCTGGCTCATCCTCGTCATCGGCTCCGCCTGCGCCTTCTTCGGATTCGGCACGCTCTGGCTCGCAGTCACCAAGACGCTCGTCATGCCCTACTGGGTGGTAAGCTCGCTCACTTCTTCCCCCTTTTTTCCCTTCCCCCTACCGATCCAGTTCCAGACGTTATGTGTGGCTGTGCGCTTCCCTTGGATGTTGTACTGTGCTATTCACCTTACTTTGCTTGATTTTGCGAGTGCTTCGTACCATGGAGATGTGATTTCCAGTGACGATACATAGTGGTTATGTTGAGGGTTAATCATTGACAATGATTTCGGGTGTACCGGTTGAAGGGCACGCGAACAATGCTGAAAGTATGCGTTCGTCAGTGTGTGcgttgaactcaagaacacatgggTTATTCAGGTTCAAGCCTTCCAaaagataataaccctacattaTGTGTATTTCGTTGTGAGTGCTTGTGAATCGGTTACCCCTCCTTCTTTACAAACATGGTCCtactctctttatataccagagagagggagaacttacaagtgggtccTGATTAGCAGACTCATATCTAGCTAGATATTCAATTTTTGGATCATATCCTAGAGAACCGGGTGAGCCTAACTTGCCCTGAGAGTTTTGAGTGCTTGTCCCAACTGTAGAACACATCCACACTTGTCTTTCCTGGTCACCGTAAGATCGTCTGCCAAGTCATCCTGTTCCTGCGTCCCGCGAATCTATCTACAAAGCCTTCCACTTGGCTGATCATTCTGCA harbors:
- the LOC133889081 gene encoding small ribosomal subunit protein uS17-like yields the protein MAEQTEKAFLKQPKVFLCPKKITKGKKPGKGGNRFWKNIGLGFKTPREAIEGTYIDKKCPFTGTVSIRGRIIAGTCHSAKMNRTIIVRRNYLHFVKKYQRYEKRHSNIPAHISPCFRLKEGDHVIIGQCRPLSKTVRFNVLKVIPAGSMSGAGKKAFIAA